The following coding sequences are from one Eucalyptus grandis isolate ANBG69807.140 chromosome 11, ASM1654582v1, whole genome shotgun sequence window:
- the LOC120289400 gene encoding protein SRC1-like — translation MSGIIHKIEETLHMGGGGHKEGEHKEKEHKGDHHDKEHKEGFSDKIKDQIHGGDHHHDKEGHEKKDKKKKKEKKHEHGHEHGHDSSSSDSD, via the coding sequence aTGTCGGGAATCATCCACAAGATCGAAGAGACCCTCCACATGGGAGGAGGAGGCCACAAGGAAGGCGAGCACAAGGAGAAAGAGCACAAGGGCGACCACCATGACAAGGAGCACAAGGAGGGCTTCTCCGACAAGATCAAGGACCAGATTCACGGCGGCGACCACCACCACGACAAGGAGGGTCACgagaagaaggacaagaagaagaagaaggagaagaagcacgAGCACGGCCACGAGCACGGCCAtgacagcagcagcagcgacaGCGACTGA